From a region of the Agromyces ramosus genome:
- a CDS encoding glycine C-acetyltransferase, whose amino-acid sequence MYGTIREQLRTELDEIESAGLTKRERGIHGPQSSEIEVAGREVLNFCANNYLGLANDPRIVEAAHRGLDEWGYGLASVRFICGTQELHLELERRVSSFLGYDDTILFSSCFDANGGVFEVLFGPDDAIISDELNHASIIDGIRLSKASRYRYKNRDMADLEAQLVAASDARRRVIVTDGVFSMDGYIAPLQEICDLADRYDALVFVDDSHAVGFVGAHGRGTPEYCGVEGRVDITTGTFGKALGGASGGYVAARQEIVDLLRQRARPYLFSNTLAPAIVAGTLQALELLASSGELRETLKSNAALFRSLMTDAGFELLPGEHPIVPVMFGDAALTGRIAAALQERGMFVTAFSFPVVPRGAARIRVQLSAAHSEEEIRRCVAAFAAARDEVRAGG is encoded by the coding sequence ATGTACGGAACGATTCGCGAACAACTCCGCACCGAACTCGACGAGATCGAGTCGGCCGGGCTCACCAAGCGCGAGCGCGGCATCCACGGCCCGCAGTCCTCCGAGATCGAGGTCGCGGGGCGCGAGGTGCTGAACTTCTGCGCCAACAACTACCTCGGGCTCGCGAACGACCCACGCATCGTCGAGGCGGCGCACCGCGGCCTCGACGAGTGGGGCTACGGGCTCGCGAGCGTGCGGTTCATCTGCGGCACGCAAGAGCTGCACCTCGAGCTCGAGCGCCGGGTGTCGTCGTTCCTCGGCTACGACGACACGATCCTCTTCTCCTCGTGCTTCGACGCGAACGGCGGCGTCTTCGAGGTGCTCTTCGGGCCGGATGACGCGATCATCTCCGATGAGCTCAACCACGCGTCGATCATCGACGGCATCCGCCTGTCGAAGGCGAGCCGCTACCGCTACAAGAACCGCGACATGGCCGACCTCGAGGCGCAGCTCGTCGCGGCATCCGATGCCCGTCGCCGCGTGATCGTGACCGACGGCGTCTTCTCGATGGACGGCTACATCGCGCCGCTGCAGGAGATCTGCGACCTCGCCGATCGGTACGACGCGCTCGTGTTCGTCGACGACTCGCACGCGGTCGGGTTCGTCGGAGCTCATGGGCGCGGCACGCCCGAGTACTGCGGCGTCGAGGGCCGGGTCGACATCACGACCGGCACCTTCGGCAAGGCGCTCGGCGGGGCATCCGGCGGCTACGTCGCCGCCCGCCAGGAGATCGTCGACCTGCTGCGCCAGCGCGCACGCCCGTACCTCTTCTCGAACACGCTCGCGCCGGCGATCGTCGCCGGCACACTGCAGGCGCTCGAGCTGCTCGCATCGTCGGGCGAGCTGCGCGAGACGCTGAAGTCGAACGCGGCGCTGTTCCGATCGCTCATGACGGATGCCGGCTTCGAGCTGCTGCCCGGCGAGCACCCGATCGTGCCCGTGATGTTCGGCGACGCCGCCCTCACCGGGCGCATCGCCGCCGCGCTCCAGGAGCGCGGGATGTTCGTCACGGCGTTCAGCTTCCCGGTGGTGCCGCGCGGCGCCGCGCGCATCCGCGTGCAGTTGTCGGCGGCGCACTCCGAGGAGGAGATCCGTCGCTGCGTGGCGGCGTTCGCTGCGGCCCGCGATGAGGTGCGCGCAGGGGGCTGA
- a CDS encoding LacI family DNA-binding transcriptional regulator — translation MTHVQEPDERAAARRRRPTLRMVAELAGVSTATVSYVFSGRNGGDSGVAEPTAKRVLEAAEQLNYRPNRAARTMRTGRSDTVQLSLHMLSDPWSLAVAAAVNEEANRHGLTTLILADGDWYAALDRVESDVAYLDGVGTTDDARRKLRELARRGQRLVVFSETLEPDGYDVIRSDALPGCYLAMDHLLERHTAVGCLVAEGAVRSPEPSRYTPYLERMRERGLPIDPAHTATYAETQASAFTAAVELLSQEHRPTAVYATTDFAAIAAINAAHMLGLRVPHDVAVIGVGNTPDAQAVAPTLTTVGPTDFYERQAEIIVGRALEPEADEPRLHDFAWSLFPGGSTDLDSPARAARAPELP, via the coding sequence ATGACGCACGTGCAGGAACCTGATGAGCGGGCGGCCGCGCGCCGCCGCCGGCCGACGCTGCGGATGGTCGCCGAGCTCGCCGGAGTCTCGACGGCGACGGTGTCGTACGTGTTCTCGGGTCGGAACGGCGGCGACTCGGGGGTCGCCGAGCCCACCGCCAAGCGGGTGCTCGAGGCGGCCGAGCAGCTGAACTACCGGCCGAACCGCGCCGCCCGCACCATGCGCACGGGGCGCAGCGACACCGTGCAGCTCTCGTTGCACATGCTGAGCGACCCCTGGTCGCTCGCCGTCGCCGCGGCCGTGAACGAGGAGGCGAACCGGCACGGCCTCACGACGCTGATCCTCGCCGACGGCGACTGGTATGCCGCGCTCGACCGGGTCGAAAGCGACGTCGCCTACCTCGATGGGGTCGGCACGACGGATGACGCGAGGCGGAAGCTCCGAGAGCTCGCCCGTCGTGGCCAGCGCCTCGTCGTCTTCTCGGAGACGCTCGAGCCCGACGGCTACGACGTCATCCGCTCCGACGCGCTCCCCGGCTGCTACCTCGCGATGGATCACCTGCTCGAACGGCATACGGCGGTCGGATGCCTCGTGGCCGAGGGCGCCGTGCGCTCGCCCGAGCCCTCGCGGTACACGCCGTACCTCGAGCGCATGCGCGAGCGCGGGTTGCCCATCGACCCGGCGCACACCGCGACCTACGCCGAGACGCAGGCGAGCGCCTTCACCGCGGCGGTCGAGCTGCTGTCGCAGGAGCACCGGCCGACCGCGGTCTATGCGACCACCGACTTCGCCGCCATCGCCGCGATCAACGCGGCGCACATGCTCGGGCTCCGCGTGCCGCACGACGTCGCCGTCATCGGCGTCGGCAACACGCCAGACGCACAAGCCGTGGCACCGACGCTCACGACGGTCGGCCCGACCGACTTCTACGAGCGCCAGGCCGAGATCATCGTCGGCCGCGCCCTCGAACCCGAGGCCGACGAGCCACGGCTCCACGACTTCGCGTGGTCGCTGTTCCCCGGCGGTTCGACCGACCTCGACTCGCCGGCGCGCGCCGCTCGCGCGCCCGAGCTTCCGTAA
- a CDS encoding Gfo/Idh/MocA family protein has product MDLNIGIVGFGARSSLWKETHRPGRGSRVVAVCDVSERSRAEARAALPEASVTGSLDELLAAGIDAVMVLTPDHQHAPVAIAALDAGVPVFCEKPLAVTIDDADAILETARRTGTRLYVGHNMRHMPMVVLMRRLILEGRIGEVKAVWCRHFVGNGGDYYFKDWHAERAKTTGLLLQKGAHDLDVIHWLAGAYSTEVQAMGSLSVYGDIDDRRDRSHERMRDWFSLDNWPPTAQTGLNPIVDVEDISMVNLRLGNGVLASYQQCHFTPDYWRNYTVIGTEGRIENFGDVAGSEVRLWNRRHHGAAPADETFMVPETDEEAGHDGADALLVAEFLRFVRDGGTTDTSPVAAREAVATGIRATESLRGGGGTLAVPQLDDGLVAYFEAGQDAASVSSTSPLLAPTDAESALRVGMAAE; this is encoded by the coding sequence TTGGACCTCAACATCGGCATCGTCGGCTTCGGCGCGCGCTCCTCGCTCTGGAAGGAGACGCACCGGCCCGGGCGGGGCTCCCGCGTCGTCGCGGTGTGCGACGTCTCGGAGCGATCGCGGGCCGAGGCGCGAGCGGCGCTGCCCGAGGCATCCGTCACCGGCTCCCTCGACGAGCTGCTCGCGGCCGGCATCGACGCGGTCATGGTGCTGACGCCCGACCACCAGCACGCGCCAGTCGCGATCGCCGCACTCGACGCCGGTGTGCCGGTCTTCTGCGAGAAGCCGCTCGCGGTGACCATCGACGACGCCGATGCCATCCTCGAGACAGCGCGCCGCACCGGCACACGCCTCTACGTCGGCCACAACATGCGGCACATGCCCATGGTCGTGCTCATGCGCCGGCTCATCCTCGAGGGACGCATCGGTGAGGTGAAGGCAGTGTGGTGCCGGCACTTCGTCGGCAACGGCGGCGACTACTACTTCAAGGACTGGCACGCCGAACGCGCGAAGACCACCGGGCTGCTCCTGCAGAAGGGCGCCCACGACCTCGACGTGATCCACTGGCTCGCGGGCGCGTACAGCACCGAGGTGCAGGCGATGGGCTCCCTGAGCGTCTACGGCGACATCGACGACCGGCGCGACCGCTCCCACGAGCGCATGCGCGACTGGTTCAGCCTCGACAACTGGCCGCCCACCGCGCAGACCGGCCTCAACCCGATCGTCGACGTCGAGGACATCTCGATGGTGAACCTGCGGCTCGGCAACGGCGTGCTCGCGAGCTACCAGCAGTGCCACTTCACGCCCGATTACTGGCGCAACTACACCGTCATCGGCACCGAGGGGCGCATCGAGAACTTCGGCGACGTCGCGGGCTCCGAGGTGCGGCTGTGGAACCGGCGGCACCACGGCGCCGCGCCCGCCGACGAGACATTCATGGTGCCCGAGACCGACGAGGAGGCCGGGCACGACGGCGCCGACGCGCTGCTCGTCGCCGAGTTCCTGCGCTTCGTGCGCGACGGGGGCACGACCGACACGTCGCCCGTCGCCGCGCGAGAGGCAGTGGCCACCGGCATCCGGGCGACCGAGTCCCTGCGCGGCGGCGGCGGCACGCTCGCCGTGCCGCAGCTCGACGACGGGCTCGTCGCGTACTTCGAGGCAGGGCAGGACGCGGCATCCGTCTCATCGACCTCACCACTCCTCGCCCCAACCGACGCCGAGAGTGCGCTTCGCGTCGGGATGGCCGCGGAATAG
- the tdh gene encoding L-threonine 3-dehydrogenase yields the protein MKALYKPAPGAGLEYVDRPEPVIGPGDVKIRVLRTGICGTDLHIEKWDDWAASTIAAPLIPGHEFYGEVVEVGPLVHDVAIGDRVSGEGHIVCGMCRNCRAGRRQMCIRTKGVGLHRDGAFAEFIVMPGENVWVHHADIEPEVGAIFDPFGNAVHTALAFSVVGEDVLVTGCGPIGLMSIAVARHVGARFVVATDVSPARLALALEMGADAAVDVRTENLHDVQRRLGMREGFDVGFEMSGAPSALPQMIENMNHGGRMALLGLPAEPFAVDWGKVVTHMLTMKGIYGREMFETWNSMSAMLQTSAELRSRVASIISDRYPAREWRTAFDAAASGGVGKVILDWTEL from the coding sequence ATGAAGGCCCTCTACAAACCTGCCCCCGGCGCCGGCCTGGAGTACGTCGACCGGCCTGAGCCGGTCATCGGCCCGGGCGACGTGAAGATCCGGGTGCTGCGCACGGGCATCTGCGGCACCGACCTGCACATCGAGAAGTGGGACGACTGGGCCGCGTCGACGATCGCCGCGCCGCTCATCCCGGGCCACGAGTTCTACGGCGAGGTCGTCGAGGTCGGGCCGCTCGTGCACGACGTCGCGATCGGCGACCGGGTCTCGGGCGAGGGCCACATCGTGTGCGGCATGTGCCGCAACTGCCGGGCGGGGCGCCGCCAGATGTGCATCCGCACGAAGGGCGTGGGCCTGCACCGCGACGGCGCGTTCGCCGAGTTCATCGTGATGCCCGGCGAGAACGTCTGGGTGCACCACGCCGACATCGAGCCAGAGGTCGGCGCGATCTTCGACCCCTTCGGCAATGCGGTGCACACCGCGCTCGCGTTCTCGGTCGTCGGCGAGGACGTACTCGTCACGGGCTGCGGCCCCATCGGCCTGATGTCGATCGCGGTGGCGCGCCACGTCGGCGCGCGGTTCGTGGTGGCGACGGATGTCTCGCCCGCACGCCTTGCGCTCGCGCTCGAGATGGGGGCGGATGCCGCGGTCGACGTGCGCACCGAGAACCTGCACGACGTGCAGCGCCGCCTCGGCATGCGCGAGGGCTTCGACGTCGGGTTCGAGATGAGCGGAGCGCCGAGCGCGCTGCCCCAGATGATCGAGAACATGAACCACGGCGGCCGGATGGCGCTCCTCGGCCTGCCGGCCGAGCCGTTCGCCGTCGACTGGGGCAAGGTCGTCACCCACATGCTGACCATGAAGGGCATCTACGGGCGCGAGATGTTCGAGACGTGGAACTCGATGAGCGCCATGCTGCAGACGAGCGCCGAGCTGCGCTCACGGGTGGCGTCGATCATCTCCGATCGCTACCCGGCACGCGAGTGGCGCACGGCGTTCGACGCGGCCGCCTCGGGCGGCGTCGGCAAGGTCATCCTCGATTGGACGGAACTCTGA
- a CDS encoding carbohydrate ABC transporter permease, whose translation MSDLSVRRRHRGHWLVHLLLAAGAVIMVFPFVWQTLTAFKTFQDSVEVPPVIIPDPWVFTNFAEVFDSMPFGQMFLNSVVLTIGRTVGQVVLCTMAGYAFARIPFRGRNVVFVVFLSVLMVPSQLYLLPQYEIIQSLGWLNTLQALIVPGIFSAFGTFLMRQFFMSMPSELEEAARIDGANPWQTFWRIMVPLARPGIIALVVFTVLWSWNDLLWPLVVTTDPEKMPLSVGLSQLVGLHGTDYPVLMAGALLATLPMLITFMILQKQFIQGIAFSGTKG comes from the coding sequence ATGAGTGACCTGAGCGTGCGACGCCGCCACCGCGGGCACTGGCTCGTGCACCTGCTGCTCGCCGCGGGCGCCGTGATCATGGTGTTCCCGTTCGTCTGGCAGACGCTCACCGCGTTCAAGACCTTCCAGGACTCCGTGGAGGTGCCGCCCGTGATCATCCCCGATCCCTGGGTGTTCACGAACTTCGCCGAGGTGTTCGACTCGATGCCGTTCGGGCAGATGTTCCTGAACTCGGTGGTGCTCACGATCGGCCGCACGGTCGGCCAGGTCGTGCTCTGCACGATGGCGGGCTACGCCTTCGCGCGCATCCCGTTCAGGGGCCGGAACGTCGTGTTCGTGGTGTTCCTCTCGGTGCTCATGGTGCCCTCGCAGCTGTACCTGCTGCCGCAGTACGAGATCATCCAGTCGCTCGGCTGGCTGAACACCTTGCAGGCGCTCATCGTGCCCGGCATCTTCAGCGCCTTCGGCACGTTCCTCATGCGGCAGTTCTTCATGTCGATGCCGTCGGAGCTCGAGGAGGCCGCCCGCATCGACGGCGCGAACCCGTGGCAGACGTTCTGGCGCATCATGGTCCCGCTCGCGAGGCCCGGCATCATCGCGCTCGTCGTGTTCACGGTGCTGTGGTCGTGGAACGACCTGCTCTGGCCGCTGGTCGTGACGACCGACCCCGAGAAGATGCCGCTCTCGGTCGGCTTGTCGCAGCTCGTGGGCCTGCACGGCACTGATTACCCTGTGCTCATGGCCGGCGCCCTGCTCGCGACGCTGCCGATGCTGATCACGTTCATGATCCTGCAGAAGCAGTTCATCCAGGGCATCGCGTTCTCGGGAACGAAGGGATGA